AGCCGTCGATCACGCGGTGGAACTTGATGCCGTCGTAGTAGTGATGACGCAGCAGGTACGCGAACGAATTCACGGTCACGGGCGCGTCGTCTGGGTACAGCTCGACCACGATGCGGCCCTTGCTGGTCTCCAGCACGGCGCGGTAGGCCTTGCCGGGTTCGATCCCGTTGCCCAGCTCCGGGGCGCTACTGAATTTAGTCTGGCGTTCGGCGCTCAGTTCGGGCGTGACGTGGTAGCCATCGGCGGCGTACATATCGGCAGTCATAAGCTCCATTCTACCGGGCGGATCATGAGCACGTCCAAGATCGGGACCAGGCCAGTCTTCAGATGACCCACTCGCCGGCGCGCATCAGCGGCTCGCGCTCGCCGCTGGCGGTGATGCCGTCCACGTCGGTGTCGGGCGTGCCGATCATCCAGTCCACGTGGATCAGCGAGTCGTTCCCGCCCGCCGCCACGACCACGGCCTCGTCGTCGCCGCCCACGGCGTTGGTGGGGTAGCAGCGGCCCAGCGCGATGTGGCTGGCGGCGTTCTCGTCGAACAGCGTGTTGAGGAACAGCGTGCCGGTCTGCGCCACGGGCGCGGAGGCGGGCACTAACGCGATCTCGCCCAGGTGCGCCGCGCCCTCGTCCGTGCCGATCAGGCGTTCCAGGGTGTCCTGGCCGCGCGAGGCCGTGACCTCCACCGCCCTGCCGCCCTCGAAGCGCACGCGTATGCCCTCGACCAGTTGCCCGCGCACGCTCAGCGGTTTGCTCGCCACGGCCCAGCCCTCGACCCGGTCGCGGTGCGGCATGGTAAACACCTCGTCGGTGGGCAGGTTCGGCACGGCGTAGATGCCGTTCTTCGCCGCCTCGCCGCCCCCCATCCAGATATGGTTGGTGGCGAGGCCAACGGTCAGGTCGGTGCCCAGGCCACTTGTCAGGTGGACGGCCGCGTACTGTTTGTCGTTCAGCAGACGGCTCAGCCGTCCGAGCTGCGCTGTGTGCGCCGCCCACGCGGCCACAGGATCGTCACCGTTCACGCGGGTTGTGGTGAAGATGTCGGCCCACAGCCGCTCCACGGCGTCCGCCTCGCTCAGCTGCGGGTACACGCGGGCCGCCCACGCGGGTGTGGCGATGGCCGCGACCGTCCAGTTCACGTGCATGCCGCCGATCGCCTCCATGACGGTCTTCATGGCCTGCGCCTGCGCCTTGCTGCGCGCCGCGACCCGCTCCGGGTTCACACCCGCCAGCAGCGACGGATCCTCCCCGACAATGCTGATCATGGCGTACCCGTCGGCGACCATCGCCTCGCGCTCGCTCGCCACCCAGTCCGGCAGGAACGTCACGGCCTCATCGGTGCCGTCCTCGTACAGCGCGAGCTCCAGGTGCGGATCCGTGTACACCACGCGTACGTCCGTGGCGCCGGCCCGGTAGGCGGCGCGGGCCGTCAGGCGGGCCAGTTCGGTCGCCTCGACGGGCGCGGCGATCCGCACCTTGCCCCCCTGCGGGAGGTTCACGCCCGTGCGGACGAGCAGGTCGGCGTAACGCGCGAGCTTCGTCTGGAAGTCGCCGGTGGTAGTGGAGGAGGTCATTGGAGCTACTCTACCGGCCCACCCGCGCCCTCGTCCGACGGGCCGGGACTGTCGGGAGTGACGCGCCAGTACACGCCCCGGTCGCGGGCCAGGATGTTCATCCCGATCATCTCGCGGCGCAGCGTGGCGACGTCCGGATGCACCTCGCCCAGGATGGCGTTCACCTCGCGCTCGGGGTAGCGGCGGCCCGGCCCGAACAGCAGGCCCAGTTCCTGCATGACCACCATCTTCTTCTTCAGTTGCGCGGGAATGGTGGTCAGCTTCCCGGCCCGGAAGAACGAGCGCAGCACGCGGTTCCGGTACGGGTCGGCCGCTGGCAGGGCGGTCGTCTCCCCCCGGATGAGTCCGGCCAGCGTGGCGTCCAGCGCCGCGTGATCCGGGCCGTGCAGCCGCGCGTGCCCCTCCTGGCGGGCCACCATCAGGCCGACCTCGACCAGTTGCGCCAAGTGGTGGCTCACCGTGGCGGGCGCGAGGTTCATCAGCCGGGCGAGGTGGTCGCCCGCCAGCGGCTCCGACCACGTCAGGCGCAGCAGCGTCAGCCGCGCCGGGTGCGACAGGGCCCGGAACACGGCTGCGCGGGCGTTCAGGTCGTCACTCATGACCAGTCTCCCTGCGGCCAGGGGCGGGTGCCGTGAGCATGGAGGTGGGCCGCCGCGTAGATGCCCAGGGCCGCCATCAGGGTGTCGAAGCGCGCCTGCGCCTTCGCGCTGCCCGCCGCATCATTGGCGGTTCGGGCCAGCCGAAGGTCGAGCAGGCCGGTCATGAGGTCGTGATGACGGGCGTTCATGCGGTCTTGCGAGGCGAGTGTCGGGGGCATGGCCATAAGATTCGATCCTCCTCGAATCAAATTACAAGATTCGATGGGCATCGAAATCAATCGTTTGGCCTAGACCCGTGCGCTGGCCTACCAGCCCTCGATCTGCCGCCCCGCCTCGAAGGCCGCCACGCCCGCTGCCACCGACAGGTTC
The Deinococcus sp. KSM4-11 DNA segment above includes these coding regions:
- a CDS encoding aminopeptidase; amino-acid sequence: MTSSTTTGDFQTKLARYADLLVRTGVNLPQGGKVRIAAPVEATELARLTARAAYRAGATDVRVVYTDPHLELALYEDGTDEAVTFLPDWVASEREAMVADGYAMISIVGEDPSLLAGVNPERVAARSKAQAQAMKTVMEAIGGMHVNWTVAAIATPAWAARVYPQLSEADAVERLWADIFTTTRVNGDDPVAAWAAHTAQLGRLSRLLNDKQYAAVHLTSGLGTDLTVGLATNHIWMGGGEAAKNGIYAVPNLPTDEVFTMPHRDRVEGWAVASKPLSVRGQLVEGIRVRFEGGRAVEVTASRGQDTLERLIGTDEGAAHLGEIALVPASAPVAQTGTLFLNTLFDENAASHIALGRCYPTNAVGGDDEAVVVAAGGNDSLIHVDWMIGTPDTDVDGITASGEREPLMRAGEWVI
- a CDS encoding DUF2087 domain-containing protein, with protein sequence MSDDLNARAAVFRALSHPARLTLLRLTWSEPLAGDHLARLMNLAPATVSHHLAQLVEVGLMVARQEGHARLHGPDHAALDATLAGLIRGETTALPAADPYRNRVLRSFFRAGKLTTIPAQLKKKMVVMQELGLLFGPGRRYPEREVNAILGEVHPDVATLRREMIGMNILARDRGVYWRVTPDSPGPSDEGAGGPVE